Proteins encoded within one genomic window of Ranitomeya variabilis isolate aRanVar5 chromosome 4, aRanVar5.hap1, whole genome shotgun sequence:
- the LOC143764279 gene encoding nicotinamide N-methyltransferase-like has translation MASSPTKFYLEDDFDSKQLMEQYFSDNPKTNLSADFLEFPMKNLTKTFSEGKIKGDTLIDLSVGPMVCHLLAACDYFKNIIVLKSRDRCITELKKWADSQTGLLDWGYVAKRYVDPEGKSENFQQKEEKVRSAAQNVMKIDLEKENIIEPKVLPPADAIISAGLMDVISKEEENYIRYLKRFQKILKPGGHFIYIGAIENTYYIVGKEKFHAMNYNEDLVKKALVGEGFVVDHSEVKKRTAVSNLTDYKDVLFMVAHKQM, from the exons ATGGCTTCCAGTCCCACTAAGTTCTATCTTGAAGATGACTTTGATTCCAAACAATTAATGGAACAATATTTTTCAGATAATCCTAAGACAAACTTGAGTGCTGATTTCTTGGAATTTCCTATGAAAAATCTTACAAAAACTTTCAGTGAGG GTAAAATTAAAGGCGATACCTTGATTGACCTCAGTGTTGGTCCCATGGTTTGTCATTTATTAGCAGCCTGTGATTATTTCAAAAACATCATAGTGCTGAAGAGCAGAGACAGATGCATCACTGAGCTGAAAAAATGGGCGGACTCACAAACAGGACTGCTTGATTGGGGTTATGTTGCAAAACGTTATGTAGACCCAGAAGGAAAAAG TGAAAACTTTCAGCAGAAAGAAGAAAAAGTGAGATCAGCAGCTCAAAATGTTATGAAAATTGATCTTGAGAAAGAAAACATAATAGAACCGAAGGTCTTACCTCCAGCAGATGCTATCATCAGTGCTGGGCTCATGGATGTCATCAGCAAAGAAGAAGAAAATTACATCAGATATCTCAAAAGGTTCCAAAAGATACTGAAACCAGGAGGACACTTTATATATATTGGAGCTATAGAAAATACGTATTACATAGTTGGGAAAGAAAAGTTCCATGCTATGAATTATAATGAGGATTTGGTCAAGAAAGCTCTAGTTGGAGAAGGTTTTGTTGTTGACCATTCTGAGGTTAAGAAAAGAACAGCTGTGAGTAACCTTACTGACTATAAGGATGTCCTATTCATGGTAGCTCACAAACAAATGTAG